ACCGTCACGCCTGTCCCACCGGGGTCCGCAGCACGCGAATCAGGTCCTGGGCGAGCAGGTCATCCATGGCCTGCTTGAGCGCGCTGAGCAGGTGATGGAGGGCCTCGGTGGTGTCACCGTGGGCCTCGCGCACGCGCTCGTGGCGGCCGTCGAAGATGCGCAGCCGACCCGGCACGAGCGCGATGACGGGCAGCACGGGGTGGCGCTTGCGCAGCAGCCCCAGGAACAGCGGATGGTCCTCGTCGGGCCGCCGCAGG
Above is a genomic segment from Pyxidicoccus trucidator containing:
- a CDS encoding response regulator is translated as MRRVLIVSPHNASRELLRRMLEEPGLSVSATGDADDAFAAISSKPPVLVVVDLRRPDEDHPLFLGLLRKRHPVLPVIALVPGRLRIFDGRHERVREAHGDTTEALHHLLSALKQAMDDLLAQDLIRVLRTPVGQA